One window of Proteiniborus ethanoligenes genomic DNA carries:
- a CDS encoding NAD/NADP-dependent octopine/nopaline dehydrogenase family protein yields MIVLTKKLTYCVIGAGNGGIAMAGYLAMLGYKVNLYNRTLEKLIPLMKDPVIYLTGEENGYGVLNKVTNSMEEAIDDVDIIMVTIPAIGHYNIAKEMAPYIKNDQIIILNPGRTGGALEVYETLLRERNKNNIIVAEAQTFIYASRATSYNSAHIFKSKREVTLAAIPATKTNYVLELINEAYPQFIPAKDVLETSINNYGAIFHPAPTLLNSGHIERCAPFEYYTEGITPSIGNFLEKIDRERMELGRILQVETLSAAEWLKETYGSKGDNIYEAVQNNSGYKGLQAPQGLQIRYIYEDVPYGLVPMESMAHSLGMKTPAITSIINIAQFMTNRDFRKEGRTADRLGLDGLSITEMHMLARGGTIVKRRLEEVV; encoded by the coding sequence GTGATTGTATTGACAAAAAAACTCACTTATTGTGTCATTGGTGCCGGCAATGGGGGAATTGCTATGGCAGGATACCTTGCTATGCTTGGATATAAGGTAAATCTGTATAACAGAACCTTAGAAAAGCTTATTCCATTAATGAAAGATCCTGTTATTTACCTTACTGGAGAAGAGAATGGATATGGAGTATTGAACAAGGTGACGAATAGTATGGAGGAGGCCATAGATGATGTTGACATAATAATGGTAACCATACCTGCAATAGGACATTATAATATTGCTAAAGAAATGGCTCCCTATATAAAAAACGACCAAATAATAATATTAAATCCTGGCAGGACTGGAGGGGCACTAGAGGTATATGAAACCCTATTAAGGGAAAGAAATAAAAATAATATAATAGTAGCAGAAGCTCAAACCTTTATATATGCATCAAGAGCCACATCATATAATAGTGCACACATATTTAAATCAAAGAGAGAAGTTACATTAGCTGCAATACCTGCTACAAAAACTAATTATGTGTTAGAGCTTATTAACGAAGCATATCCTCAATTTATCCCAGCAAAAGATGTTTTAGAAACTAGTATCAATAATTATGGTGCTATATTCCATCCTGCACCTACGCTTCTTAACAGTGGACATATCGAAAGATGTGCACCTTTCGAATATTATACAGAAGGTATAACGCCCTCCATAGGAAACTTTTTAGAGAAAATAGATAGAGAAAGAATGGAGCTAGGAAGAATATTACAAGTAGAGACTTTATCTGCAGCTGAGTGGCTTAAAGAAACTTATGGGTCAAAAGGAGATAATATATATGAAGCCGTCCAGAACAATTCAGGCTACAAAGGCTTACAAGCGCCACAGGGGCTACAGATTAGATATATTTATGAGGATGTTCCATATGGACTGGTACCTATGGAGTCTATGGCTCACAGCTTAGGCATGAAAACACCTGCCATAACCTCAATAATAAATATAGCTCAATTTATGACTAATAGAGACTTTAGAAAAGAAGGAAGGACTGCAGATAGACTGGGATTAGATGGATTGTCTATTACGGAAATGCATATGTTAGCAAGAGGGGGAACAATAGTTAAGAGAAGATTGGAGGAAGTAGTATAA
- a CDS encoding methionine synthase: MKKIIGLTLGNCVHVAGTMNFLSLAQKENYKTEFIGIGLSIEELIDVIENKRPDIVGLSYRLSPEPLNKILQELKEQINRNENLQNMLWLFGGTEPTALVAEKYNIFNKIFYGDEDIDDVIAYLKGQENLEEEIYPSSLIERIKFKYPYPVIRHHLGLTSMEKTLEAIEKIAEAKVLDVISIAPDQNAQEYFFDQENMDDSLSGAGGVPVRAEEDLRALYNAAQRGNYPLLRSYSGTKNITRFAQVLQDTINNAWCAVPLFWYSELDKRGPRALKEAIIENQQVMAWHGERNIPVEVNDPHHWSLRDAHDAIGVAVAYIVAYNAKKMGVKDYIAQFMFNVPANISGENDLGKMLAKIELIESLVDEKFSVYRQARAGLASFPADLYQAKGQLAASAYLAMAIKPHIYHVVGFCEAHHAAEAEDVIESCKIVRGIIKNEFLGSIDIKKDENVQRRKNELIEDAKIIIESIKSLSPDKEDPLIDPDTLVEAVKLGILDAPQLKNSNVARGELKTRMVSGALYAYDEDNARIIPEKERVETIFKNNKLFRK; encoded by the coding sequence ATGAAGAAAATTATAGGATTAACACTTGGCAATTGTGTTCATGTGGCTGGTACTATGAATTTTCTAAGCTTAGCTCAGAAAGAAAATTATAAAACCGAATTTATCGGCATAGGATTAAGCATTGAAGAATTAATAGATGTAATAGAGAATAAAAGGCCAGATATTGTAGGGCTTTCATATAGGCTTTCACCAGAGCCATTAAACAAAATACTCCAGGAATTAAAGGAGCAAATAAATAGAAATGAAAACCTGCAAAACATGCTTTGGCTATTTGGAGGCACAGAGCCTACTGCCTTAGTAGCAGAAAAATATAATATATTCAATAAAATCTTCTATGGAGATGAAGATATAGATGATGTAATAGCTTATCTTAAAGGTCAGGAAAACTTAGAAGAGGAAATATATCCAAGTAGTCTTATAGAAAGAATTAAATTTAAATATCCTTATCCTGTAATAAGGCATCATCTAGGTCTTACATCTATGGAAAAAACATTAGAGGCAATAGAGAAGATTGCAGAAGCTAAAGTACTAGATGTAATATCTATTGCACCAGATCAAAATGCACAAGAATATTTCTTTGACCAAGAAAACATGGATGATAGCTTAAGTGGAGCAGGAGGAGTTCCTGTTAGAGCAGAAGAGGATTTGCGTGCCTTATATAATGCGGCTCAAAGGGGAAACTACCCACTCCTAAGATCTTACAGTGGAACTAAAAACATAACAAGATTTGCTCAGGTACTACAAGATACTATTAATAATGCTTGGTGTGCGGTTCCGCTATTCTGGTATTCGGAATTAGATAAAAGAGGACCTAGAGCATTAAAAGAAGCTATCATAGAAAATCAACAAGTGATGGCTTGGCATGGTGAAAGAAATATTCCTGTAGAAGTAAATGATCCTCATCATTGGAGTCTTAGAGATGCTCATGATGCTATAGGAGTAGCTGTTGCATATATAGTGGCTTATAATGCTAAGAAAATGGGGGTTAAAGATTATATAGCACAATTTATGTTTAATGTACCAGCCAATATATCTGGGGAAAACGACTTAGGAAAAATGCTGGCAAAAATAGAGCTAATAGAGAGCTTAGTAGATGAAAAATTTAGCGTCTATCGTCAAGCTAGAGCGGGCTTGGCAAGCTTTCCTGCTGATTTATATCAAGCAAAGGGTCAGCTAGCTGCTTCAGCATATTTAGCTATGGCAATTAAGCCCCATATATATCATGTGGTTGGTTTCTGTGAGGCCCACCATGCGGCAGAAGCAGAGGATGTTATAGAATCATGTAAAATAGTTAGAGGAATAATCAAAAATGAATTCCTAGGCTCAATTGATATTAAGAAAGATGAAAATGTTCAGAGAAGGAAAAATGAACTGATAGAAGATGCTAAAATCATTATAGAAAGTATAAAATCCCTTAGTCCAGACAAAGAAGATCCACTAATAGATCCTGATACATTAGTAGAAGCAGTAAAATTAGGTATACTAGATGCCCCTCAATTGAAAAACAGTAATGTAGCAAGGGGAGAACTAAAGACTAGAATGGTAAGCGGTGCTTTATATGCTTACGATGAAGATAATGCTAGAATCATACCAGAAAAAGAAAGAGTAGAGACCATTTTTAAAAATAATAAACTCTTTAGAAAATAA
- a CDS encoding OsmC family protein → MSTTKLNGKLKGNMAFEMNINGHNLVIDASEEIGGNNLGPRPKPLLLAGLIGCTGIDVMSILKKMRVEIEDLDIEVSAENTEEHPKVYKDIHLIFKFKGENLPIDKLERAVELSQEKYCGVTAMLKEATSVTYEIILVE, encoded by the coding sequence ATGAGTACTACAAAATTAAATGGAAAATTAAAAGGTAATATGGCTTTTGAAATGAATATCAATGGTCATAATCTTGTGATTGACGCATCCGAAGAGATAGGTGGGAATAACCTAGGTCCAAGACCTAAGCCTCTTCTGCTAGCAGGATTAATCGGCTGTACTGGCATCGATGTAATGTCTATTCTAAAAAAAATGAGGGTTGAAATAGAAGATTTAGATATTGAAGTATCAGCTGAGAATACAGAAGAACATCCAAAGGTTTACAAGGATATTCATTTAATATTTAAATTCAAAGGTGAAAATCTTCCAATAGATAAACTAGAAAGAGCTGTAGAACTATCTCAAGAAAAATATTGTGGTGTTACTGCCATGCTAAAGGAAGCCACATCAGTTACTTATGAAATTATTTTAGTAGAATAG
- a CDS encoding methyl-accepting chemotaxis protein, whose protein sequence is MTSLLESFVNVAPYINSLTLDDMAVTVTDTEKYLSFVRGKQVPQLVNAGDAILEGSVVNDCLKTGKRIIKKVPAEVAGFPYVACGIPVKENNKITGAVSFVISIDKQEKLLSLAEELSSGLEELTQSSQLIDDGSEKLFEVSNKLSIKSNESNVHIEETDGILKFIQNIANQTNLLGLNAAIEAARVGQEGRGFGVVAQEIRKLALNSSESIQKIEEILKGIKESSNEQSDIISEISLITKNQAEAIKNINSSVQQLYAAINLIVEEAKDLTNEE, encoded by the coding sequence TTGACTAGTTTACTTGAATCTTTTGTAAATGTAGCCCCATATATAAATAGCTTAACTCTAGATGATATGGCTGTTACAGTAACAGACACAGAAAAGTACTTGTCTTTTGTAAGGGGAAAACAAGTTCCACAACTTGTTAATGCAGGAGATGCTATTTTAGAAGGCAGCGTTGTAAATGATTGTTTAAAAACAGGAAAAAGAATTATCAAAAAGGTTCCAGCAGAAGTTGCAGGTTTTCCTTATGTAGCTTGTGGAATACCAGTTAAAGAGAACAATAAAATAACAGGTGCTGTCTCCTTTGTGATTTCAATTGACAAGCAGGAAAAACTATTATCCTTAGCTGAAGAATTATCAAGTGGTTTGGAGGAGCTTACTCAGTCTTCCCAGCTAATTGATGATGGGTCAGAGAAGCTTTTTGAAGTATCTAATAAGCTGTCCATAAAATCAAACGAATCTAATGTACATATTGAAGAAACTGATGGAATATTAAAGTTTATACAAAACATTGCAAATCAAACTAACCTGTTAGGCCTAAACGCTGCTATAGAAGCGGCGAGAGTAGGACAAGAAGGCAGGGGCTTTGGTGTAGTGGCACAGGAAATAAGAAAGCTTGCACTAAATAGTTCTGAATCAATTCAAAAAATAGAAGAAATCCTAAAGGGTATTAAGGAATCATCAAATGAGCAAAGTGATATAATTAGTGAGATTAGCTTAATAACAAAAAATCAAGCAGAAGCCATAAAAAATATTAATAGTAGCGTGCAGCAATTATATGCTGCAATCAATTTAATAGTTGAAGAAGCAAAGGATCTAACAAATGAAGAATAA
- the namA gene encoding NADPH dehydrogenase NamA has protein sequence MKSFENYTIKGLTLKNRIVMPPMCMYSTDDSGLARDWHTTHYASRAIGGVGFVIVEATAVVPNGRISSKDLGIWEDRQVPGLKKIVDSCKEHGAAVGIQLAHAGRKCSAEGETTVAPTSYKFSEAYKVPKELTKEEIKDIVKSFADAALRANEAGFDVIEIHGAHGYLIHEFLSPLSNKRLDEYGGSLENRTRFLQEIISAIKNVWPEEKPILLRVSADDYIEGGLNIEEMVKIVNIVKNHIDMVHVSSGGLESVSIKTYPGYQIKFSETIRKECGIPTIAVGLIKEYDHVEEILNNERADLVALGRELLRNPYWTLLNAYERGYDIEYPKQYERGF, from the coding sequence TTGAAAAGCTTTGAAAATTACACTATTAAAGGGTTAACGTTAAAAAACAGAATTGTTATGCCCCCTATGTGCATGTACTCTACAGATGACTCAGGTCTTGCAAGAGATTGGCATACTACTCATTATGCATCTAGAGCTATAGGTGGAGTTGGATTTGTTATAGTAGAAGCCACTGCTGTTGTACCTAATGGTAGGATAAGCAGTAAGGATTTAGGTATTTGGGAAGATAGACAAGTGCCTGGTCTTAAGAAAATAGTTGATAGCTGTAAGGAGCATGGAGCAGCTGTTGGTATCCAATTAGCACATGCGGGAAGAAAATGCTCTGCTGAAGGAGAAACAACCGTAGCTCCAACTTCCTATAAGTTTAGTGAAGCATATAAAGTACCAAAGGAATTAACTAAAGAAGAAATCAAGGACATAGTAAAAAGCTTTGCAGATGCTGCCCTCAGAGCAAATGAAGCAGGCTTTGATGTGATTGAAATACACGGTGCTCATGGCTATTTAATTCATGAATTTCTATCTCCTCTATCTAACAAAAGATTAGATGAATATGGCGGGAGCTTAGAAAATAGGACAAGGTTTTTACAGGAAATAATCTCAGCGATTAAAAATGTATGGCCTGAAGAAAAGCCTATATTGCTTAGAGTTTCCGCTGATGATTATATTGAAGGTGGGCTTAATATCGAAGAGATGGTTAAAATTGTTAATATAGTAAAAAATCATATAGATATGGTACATGTGAGTTCAGGCGGTTTAGAAAGTGTAAGCATCAAAACTTATCCTGGGTATCAGATAAAATTTTCTGAAACTATAAGGAAGGAATGTGGTATACCAACTATTGCAGTAGGTTTGATAAAAGAATATGATCATGTGGAGGAAATACTCAATAATGAAAGAGCTGATTTAGTTGCCCTTGGAAGAGAGCTATTGAGAAACCCTTATTGGACTTTACTTAATGCTTATGAGAGAGGATATGATATTGAGTATCCAAAACAGTATGAAAGAGGATTTTAA
- a CDS encoding HD domain-containing phosphohydrolase → MHKIFSFRYKLSLLMFFVVLTASLILGVSQYLHMKTALEHDFEHNKSLVKDRVVSSVNDADHMYLLLEDYLAEDAEDILNKVLEKYHEKNSIDFDLYEFLADKEGADLYIIDSNNIIVASTDETDLGLDFNKVSLNFVKELDNIRKNGIFVSERIDLSAIKAEARKYCYLPSPDGKYIFEIGFLMDRYDDALEGIGFDSFENKIIEAYEFVDSITLYDNEGISYKKNNDKDIAIIDEKNREYYNQAIETLEIVEVNDKYNGTKTTYWYVPYEIMNSKGINDVNVIEIIFNDSLLQKHLKDSKYMMTLISTLAGVLALILGFFLAGYISKPVEKFTAATKEVSEGNFNIRTEVHSNDEFKILSRNFNKMAENIQTLLDERYRYEKKLEEKNKEILGQKEEITALYEETTALYEETTAMNEELEELLKENKKNYFETVRALANAVETKDFYTGGHCERVMHYSLAIAESLDLGDYDKNHLRQGSILHDIGKIGIPEHILNKEGKFTEKDYDIMKKHPQMGYEILSNLDFLEKSRKIVLEHHERIDGCGYPEGLKGEEIDLLSKIVCIADAYDAMTSVRPYRTVPLTKEEAIQEMLRNKDIQFDSQIVDVFVKWLREQD, encoded by the coding sequence TTGCATAAAATTTTTTCGTTTAGATATAAATTGAGTTTACTGATGTTTTTTGTAGTGCTTACAGCTTCTTTAATTTTAGGAGTTTCACAGTACCTTCATATGAAAACTGCATTAGAGCATGATTTTGAACATAATAAGAGCCTTGTAAAAGATAGAGTAGTAAGTAGTGTAAATGATGCAGACCATATGTACTTACTTTTAGAAGATTATTTAGCAGAAGATGCAGAAGATATACTCAATAAAGTTCTAGAAAAATACCATGAAAAAAATAGTATAGATTTTGATTTATATGAATTTCTAGCAGACAAGGAAGGTGCTGATTTATATATAATTGATTCAAACAATATAATTGTAGCTTCTACAGATGAAACTGACTTAGGCTTAGATTTTAATAAAGTATCCTTAAATTTTGTTAAAGAGCTTGATAATATAAGGAAAAATGGAATTTTTGTTTCAGAGAGAATTGACCTATCTGCAATTAAGGCAGAAGCAAGAAAATATTGCTATTTACCTTCTCCAGATGGGAAATACATATTTGAAATAGGTTTTTTGATGGATAGATATGATGATGCATTAGAGGGGATAGGTTTTGATAGCTTTGAAAACAAGATTATTGAAGCATACGAATTTGTAGATAGTATAACATTATATGATAATGAGGGTATAAGCTATAAGAAAAACAATGATAAAGACATTGCAATAATAGATGAAAAAAACAGAGAATACTATAATCAGGCAATTGAAACCTTAGAGATAGTTGAGGTAAATGATAAATACAATGGGACAAAAACTACATATTGGTATGTACCATATGAAATAATGAATTCAAAAGGAATTAACGATGTAAATGTTATAGAAATAATATTCAATGATTCATTGCTTCAGAAGCATTTAAAGGACAGCAAATATATGATGACGTTAATAAGTACATTGGCTGGAGTCTTAGCACTTATTTTAGGTTTTTTCCTTGCTGGATATATTTCAAAGCCTGTTGAAAAGTTTACAGCTGCAACAAAAGAAGTTTCGGAAGGCAACTTTAATATCCGCACAGAAGTCCATTCAAATGATGAATTTAAAATTCTAAGTCGCAATTTCAATAAAATGGCGGAAAACATTCAGACCTTATTAGATGAAAGATATAGATACGAGAAAAAACTAGAAGAAAAAAACAAAGAGATCCTTGGACAAAAAGAAGAAATTACTGCATTATATGAGGAAACAACTGCATTATACGAAGAAACCACAGCAATGAATGAAGAGCTTGAAGAATTGTTGAAAGAAAACAAGAAAAATTATTTCGAAACTGTAAGAGCATTGGCAAACGCAGTAGAGACTAAGGATTTTTATACAGGTGGTCATTGTGAAAGGGTTATGCACTATTCCCTTGCTATAGCAGAAAGTCTAGATCTAGGTGATTACGATAAAAATCATCTAAGACAAGGAAGTATTTTACATGATATTGGGAAAATTGGTATACCAGAACACATATTAAATAAAGAAGGTAAGTTCACAGAGAAAGATTATGATATTATGAAAAAGCATCCTCAAATGGGCTATGAAATATTATCTAATTTAGACTTTTTAGAAAAAAGTAGAAAGATAGTATTAGAGCATCACGAGAGAATTGATGGGTGCGGTTATCCTGAAGGACTTAAAGGAGAGGAAATTGATTTGTTGTCCAAAATAGTGTGTATAGCAGATGCATATGATGCTATGACAAGTGTTAGACCTTATCGTACAGTGCCCTTAACAAAGGAAGAAGCCATACAAGAAATGCTTAGGAATAAAGATATACAGTTTGATTCCCAGATTGTAGACGTATTTGTAAAATGGCTTAGGGAGCAAGATTAA
- a CDS encoding MarR family winged helix-turn-helix transcriptional regulator, translating into MFDLDACVGFITNRAGKKLANEFNERLLTVGITRVQWIALYYLGKHNELNQKELAELMDIKESSVARLIDRMEKEGYVLRKKDISDRRVTILLLTEKGIDYREKLMPEGEKMAQVFTEGISDEELEIFLRVIDKMLSNVK; encoded by the coding sequence TTGTTTGATTTAGATGCTTGTGTAGGATTTATTACAAATAGAGCAGGTAAAAAACTTGCCAATGAGTTTAATGAAAGACTTTTAACGGTAGGAATAACAAGAGTACAGTGGATTGCACTTTATTATCTAGGTAAGCACAATGAGCTTAACCAAAAAGAATTAGCCGAATTAATGGACATAAAGGAATCTTCTGTGGCTAGACTAATTGATAGAATGGAAAAGGAAGGCTATGTACTCAGAAAAAAAGATATAAGTGATAGAAGAGTTACTATATTGCTATTAACAGAAAAGGGAATTGATTACAGAGAAAAACTTATGCCAGAAGGAGAGAAGATGGCTCAGGTTTTTACTGAAGGCATTTCTGATGAAGAATTAGAAATATTTCTTAGAGTGATAGATAAAATGTTATCAAATGTTAAATAA
- a CDS encoding carboxymuconolactone decarboxylase family protein, with the protein MSKGPRELLNDFMNGLQAVGETNPTHIDAFMNLLGASYEPKVVDVKTKELISIGIAVYNRCEYCIAFHTFKAFEAGATREELLEAAMVAVAFGGGPSIAYATTLLKDCIDEFEKDFK; encoded by the coding sequence ATGAGTAAAGGTCCAAGAGAATTATTAAATGATTTTATGAATGGCTTACAAGCTGTAGGTGAAACTAATCCAACACATATTGATGCTTTTATGAATCTTTTAGGCGCTAGCTACGAACCAAAGGTTGTTGATGTAAAGACTAAGGAGTTAATTAGTATTGGTATTGCTGTTTACAATAGATGTGAGTATTGTATAGCATTCCATACCTTTAAGGCATTTGAGGCAGGTGCAACTAGAGAAGAATTACTAGAAGCGGCAATGGTTGCAGTTGCATTTGGTGGAGGTCCATCTATAGCTTATGCAACAACATTATTAAAAGATTGCATTGATGAATTTGAAAAGGATTTCAAATAA
- the lpdA gene encoding dihydrolipoyl dehydrogenase — MKIYKKAGDNINPDEPLFLVEANKKSSDIFPNGKGLIKEINVKVGDMVNVGQVVAILDGEIVEAKKDTKPSFDYLKGMMTPKKEEIKAKVTIIGSGPGGYVAAIKLAQLGADVVVVEKDKIGGTCLNRGCIPTKALVRSAEVYRNILEADNYGCFAENYGIDINKVVSRKDRIVSELGEGISYLLQKNNVKFITGNGEIINENQVFVKDKFKETTINTEYIIIATGSAVASLPIPGIESKNVFNSTSIMEINELPKELVVIGGGVIGMEFAFIFNSFGTKVWVVEYMDRVLPGLDEDISNEIMNIAENRGIKIYTGSKVEQILEDEKGKCIVNFSKNNESKHISTDKVLVSIGRQPYIEGLNVEKANIELNENRKSIRVNEEMRTNIPNIYAIGDVTGNIQLAHVASTQGIVAAMNIMGEKSIMDYTVVPSAIFTDPEIACVGIDEATALKHNLEIEVGKFPFASNGKALTLGSTEGFVKIIIDKTTRKVIGASIIGPNATDLINEISISIANGLTVDQITKTIHPHPTTSESVFEAALAANNCCIHN; from the coding sequence ATGAAGATATATAAAAAGGCTGGTGACAACATAAATCCAGATGAGCCATTGTTTTTAGTAGAGGCCAACAAAAAATCTTCAGATATTTTTCCTAATGGGAAAGGATTAATAAAAGAAATAAACGTTAAAGTTGGAGACATGGTTAATGTAGGGCAGGTTGTAGCTATATTAGATGGAGAAATAGTAGAAGCGAAAAAAGATACAAAACCATCCTTTGACTATCTTAAAGGCATGATGACACCTAAGAAAGAAGAAATTAAAGCTAAGGTCACGATTATTGGCTCTGGTCCAGGAGGTTATGTAGCAGCCATTAAGCTTGCTCAGCTAGGAGCAGATGTAGTAGTTGTTGAAAAAGATAAAATTGGTGGAACTTGCTTAAACAGAGGATGTATTCCCACAAAAGCCCTAGTACGCTCAGCAGAGGTATATAGGAATATTTTAGAAGCAGATAATTACGGTTGCTTTGCTGAAAATTACGGGATTGATATTAATAAGGTAGTTTCTAGAAAAGATAGAATAGTATCTGAGCTAGGAGAAGGCATAAGTTATTTACTCCAAAAAAACAATGTCAAATTTATAACGGGAAATGGTGAAATAATAAACGAAAATCAAGTATTTGTAAAAGATAAATTCAAAGAAACTACTATTAATACAGAATATATTATTATAGCAACAGGCTCAGCTGTTGCAAGTCTACCAATACCTGGTATTGAATCTAAGAATGTTTTTAATAGTACAAGCATAATGGAAATAAATGAATTACCAAAAGAGCTAGTTGTCATTGGTGGTGGAGTAATAGGAATGGAGTTTGCTTTTATTTTCAATAGCTTTGGCACAAAGGTATGGGTAGTTGAGTATATGGATAGAGTCTTACCTGGACTTGATGAGGACATATCTAATGAAATAATGAACATTGCAGAAAACAGAGGAATTAAAATATACACAGGTTCAAAGGTAGAACAGATACTAGAAGATGAGAAGGGAAAATGTATAGTAAACTTCTCTAAAAACAATGAGAGCAAGCATATATCTACAGATAAAGTTCTTGTTTCAATAGGTAGACAGCCTTATATTGAAGGATTAAATGTTGAAAAAGCCAATATAGAGTTAAATGAAAATAGGAAGTCTATTAGAGTAAATGAAGAAATGAGAACCAATATACCTAATATATATGCTATAGGTGATGTAACGGGTAATATTCAGCTTGCACATGTAGCTTCTACTCAAGGTATTGTAGCTGCTATGAATATTATGGGAGAAAAAAGTATAATGGACTATACGGTAGTACCCAGTGCTATATTCACAGACCCTGAAATTGCATGTGTAGGCATAGATGAAGCTACAGCTCTCAAGCATAATTTAGAAATAGAAGTAGGGAAGTTCCCATTTGCTTCAAACGGGAAAGCCTTAACATTAGGTTCTACTGAAGGATTTGTTAAAATTATTATAGACAAAACAACTAGAAAAGTAATAGGAGCTTCAATTATAGGACCAAATGCTACAGACTTAATCAATGAAATTTCTATTTCCATAGCCAATGGACTCACAGTAGATCAAATAACTAAAACAATACATCCACATCCGACAACATCAGAATCAGTATTCGAGGCAGCTTTAGCTGCAAATAATTGTTGTATTCACAATTAA
- a CDS encoding MATE family efflux transporter — MNTQERRELILSGDIYKVIITLSLPIMVNNLIQTLYNLVDGIWVSKLSSTHFAATAFVWPVVFLFISLGIGISIAGTSLLSQLIGAGEYEEASKYSSQLMVISLIISIGFTVIGYLTSPYIIKLMGGTGTLAEYSNIYLKITFLDMPFMFLFFCFNSIMNAQGNTLSPTILSGISAVLNIILDPIFIFTFNMGIAGAAIATLVSRAALSIVAIYILMKSSAVVKPNFKDFRFNIEIIKSIVKVGLPSSIGQSGASLGFIALNGFIVSYGTSTIAAFGMVNRITSLIMQPAMGVGAALTSIVGQNLGSGQTGRVKEAFIKSLKLTISFSILGCVIMIWKDKEIINLFMQSKDDLEVISQGINYLRYISVSMPLMGIFSIFQGIFQGSGHTRYSMAMEVGRLWFVRLPMILLFKYFTDIGPTGIWISMSFSNLIVCAYGFAIYKKGYWQRKVIKVA, encoded by the coding sequence ATGAACACTCAAGAGAGAAGAGAACTCATACTCAGCGGAGACATATATAAAGTCATTATTACTTTGTCACTTCCAATTATGGTAAATAATTTAATACAAACACTTTATAACTTAGTAGATGGAATTTGGGTCAGTAAGCTTAGCTCTACTCACTTTGCTGCTACTGCATTCGTCTGGCCAGTAGTTTTTTTATTTATATCCTTAGGTATAGGCATCTCAATAGCAGGAACATCCCTATTGTCTCAGCTAATAGGAGCAGGTGAATATGAAGAAGCAAGCAAATATTCTAGCCAACTTATGGTTATATCCTTAATAATATCTATTGGTTTTACTGTTATAGGATATTTAACTAGTCCATACATAATAAAGCTGATGGGCGGAACAGGCACCCTTGCGGAATATAGTAACATATACCTAAAGATTACTTTTTTAGATATGCCGTTTATGTTCTTGTTTTTTTGCTTTAATTCAATTATGAATGCACAGGGTAACACATTAAGTCCAACAATACTTAGTGGAATAAGTGCAGTACTAAACATTATATTAGATCCAATTTTTATTTTTACATTTAATATGGGTATAGCAGGCGCGGCAATAGCAACATTAGTGTCGAGAGCAGCTCTTTCAATTGTAGCCATATACATTTTAATGAAATCCTCTGCTGTTGTAAAACCTAATTTCAAGGACTTTAGATTTAATATAGAAATAATAAAGAGTATTGTGAAGGTAGGCTTACCTTCGTCAATTGGTCAATCTGGAGCATCCTTAGGCTTTATAGCACTTAATGGATTCATAGTTTCTTATGGGACATCTACTATAGCTGCATTTGGTATGGTCAATAGAATTACTTCATTAATAATGCAGCCAGCAATGGGAGTAGGAGCTGCACTAACCTCAATTGTTGGGCAAAATCTTGGCTCTGGACAAACTGGAAGAGTAAAAGAGGCTTTTATAAAATCTTTAAAGCTTACAATATCCTTCTCAATATTGGGATGTGTTATAATGATATGGAAGGACAAGGAGATTATTAATCTGTTTATGCAATCTAAGGATGATTTGGAGGTAATATCTCAAGGAATCAATTATCTAAGATACATATCAGTATCCATGCCGCTTATGGGTATATTCAGTATATTCCAAGGCATATTTCAAGGATCTGGCCATACAAGGTACTCAATGGCAATGGAAGTTGGAAGGCTGTGGTTCGTAAGATTGCCAATGATATTACTATTCAAATATTTCACTGATATTGGTCCTACTGGCATATGGATTTCTATGAGTTTTAGTAACCTAATAGTATGTGCATATGGATTTGCTATTTATAAAAAGGGATATTGGCAGAGAAAAGTAATTAAAGTAGCATAA